The sequence ACATACAACATGAGTTCATATCTAGAGGCATCTTCACAGGCCAACTTCAATAGAGGTGGAATTTCACAGAGTAGGTGGTTGATATTCCGGGACATGCAGAAAGGGAAGTGCATGGTATACAGAGTATGACATAATGCATTCAAGGAAGCCAGGACCCAGGGTGTGGCCACCATGAGCCAGCAGACCCTTGGCCTCATGAGGACCATGTAGTTCAGAGGATGACAAATGGCCACATACCTGTCATAGGCCATGAAGGCCAGTAGGAGGTCCTCTGCACCACCCACTGTCAGTGCCAGAAACATCTGAAAGGCACAGCCCCCAAAGGAGATGGTGTTTTCACGGAGCAGAAAATCTATGATGGCTTTGGGAGTGACAACAGATGTGAAGAGGAGGTCCATGAGAGAGAGCTGCCCAAGCAGGAGGTACATGGGCACGTGGAGCCAGACATCCACTGTGATGACCAGGAGCAGCAGGCCATTGCTGGTGACAGCCAGCATGTACAGGACTGTCACTGTAGCACAGAGCAGCTCAGGAGACCCACTGTCATTCAGAATCCCCATCAATATGAAGCCACTTCCCAGGGTGGAGTTCCAGTGCTCCATCCTGTGTTGTTTCTTTAGTTGCCTAGAACCAAGTAGATTCTTGGTGAATTTTTGTTATGATGGCTCCATAGTTTTGTAACATCAGAGGCCCTGTAGGATGGCCAATCCAATGGTAACTGATTTTTCCTCTTGATCTCTCAATTTCTGACTCTTAATATCTTGATAAGAAGAACCCATCTAGTTGAAGAATAAGCATCACAGTAATAGCTAAACAGTAAGAGGTCACTACATGAGAATATTATTCAGGATCTAAAACCGAAATATGTATCTCCCCAGAAAGATCAAATCACCTCTCTTCTAACAATAAAGCAATATTCTGACATCCATGCTTCTGATTTTTCTGGTACTTAGGTTTTAAGTATAATGTTTAATCAAATGATTTACATACCCAGTCAGTGTTCTGCATAGGCCTATTTTGAAAACGGAATACTAAAACAGGTACAGAAATGTGATTTCAATAAAGCACCTCAATATACTTGCCCAAATAACTTATGTTCACTTTGCTTACAGCGTTCAAAACTGTAGTCACAGCCTCATTAGAAGAGACAAAGTATGTCCGACTTAGTTCACTGGACCAGGCTCTCACTCTATGAGCCTAAGAGGGAAGGGATGATAGACTGTCTGAGACTAGAGATTGGTGAGTTTGAGGTACTGTCACTATTAAAGCTAAACCTTTaggattaatgaaaaaaaaaaaaaaggagtcattTTTAAACAGGTTATGATAAAATGTCAGCCTGAGATTACTTAGAAATATGACAAAAAAATAAGGACCTACTCAGGAAATTCAGATTGTTTGTTTTGGGCAGAAGTGGTAAAAGATGTCAGAAGCAAAAGAGTTTGTGTTGTATGTTGTAATCAGGCTCAATAATCCTAGCTTCTTGCACCGTATCCagatccccttctccctcctgcaGAGCCAGGGTATCCACACAAGACTGAGGAGACAcaaagaggaggaagatgagtTCGTGTTCTGGAAGCTGCTCTTGGGGTGTGGTACCCAATCTCAGGAAGAAAACCAAAGAGGGATCTGAGGTTGACAGAAATCAGCCTCATGCATCTTAGGAACCGGACAGATAAATCCAACTCTGAACATAGGAATCTGTAAGTGAAACATATTTCTCTAAGTCATTTCCCTCTACAGTGTCACAGCCTTGACATTTACTGGTTTCTATTAGTCCCTATGGGGTTTACAGGATTTTAATGGTAAAAAGGTGTTAGAGCATGTGATAGACCTATCAGGTGCTTTTTAAAGTTCCTTTGGAGGCATTTATTATAATCTAAGTGTAAATACGTTCATCAGAAGCCAGAAAAGGTACACAGGGTCTGAAGACAGGTCCTGATGTTTTCACCAGGAAGTAGATACCCTGGCCTGGGATGTAGCATAGAATCTTCCATCAGTCCTCACTgattcctcttcatttttagaAAGCCAAGAATAGAGGGAGTTGGGATGAGGTATAGAGCCCAAGCACCAGAGATCCTAGAAGACAGAGCAGCTGAGGTTCTTAGGTCTGCACTGGGTGTCTTTTAAGAGGCTGCACACATCCCTGAAAGTGAGACAATATTCTTACCTCAGGTGGTTGAGAAACCCAGCTGCCTAACCACACTGACTACCCAGGGGATTGTTTGAGGGTCAAGGAAGATCCagtagaaaaggagaaggaaggggacttccctggtggtccagtggttaagattctgcacttctacTGCAAGGAGcaagggttcaagccctggtctgggaaccaagatcccacatgcagtacAGTGCAGTCAAAagagttgaataaataaaataaagcaaaataaattttctatGAAGAGAAGGAAGATAAGACCTTTCCAGCAGTATTCAATTTGTGAAATTTTCGCTAAGTTGGATTAGAAGTCTGAGGAGTCTGACCAAGAGAAGCACAGGACTCCTATTCCTTCAGCTCCTCTGCAGATGTGCTCTGGAAATGTGGCACTTACAGATAGAGAGCTAATTGAGTCCTTGGGCCTTGGAAGTTTCTATAGAACAAGAATATGGCTTACCTCTTCTCAAACCTGTAGAGAATTAGGAGGAACTGCTTCTGTCACACAGCTCCTCAAGTAAGTGTCTCATCTAGCCATGGTGCATTTGTCAGACAAAGTTCATGGGTACTGATGCTACTCTTGCTGAGGcctgggggaaaaaatatgaaagcagtGGGAATCTGGAGAAAGTAGATATTAGAAAGGCTGCTCAAAGGAGACCCAGCAATGACTGATCTCACTGTCCCTGGGGCCAATACCAAGCCAGGGCCTGTCCTGGGGGAAGTTGCCCAGTTTCCTCATCCCATAACCCCACCCCCTCTATTCTACCCCTGTGTTTAGAGGGGCGTAGCCTAACCTTTCAGCTGAAATGGTCTCCCCTAGAAATGCTGGTCGTAGAAACAGCATGGTAATGAATCCCTTTGGGCCTGTTTCCTGGTGCTGTATCCCTACACTCTTCTCTCACTAAATGAGCTTGGAGGCCCTGGGTTTCTATGTCGCCTAAGGGAGGCACTGATGGCCCGTTTCCAAATTACTGACAGAACTGAGCAGGAAGCAAAGGTCCCTTTCATGGCCAGCCAGCCTTCTACCCCAGATTTAAGGTGGGTTTTAGGGCATCTGTGGAATGTTGCTTCTCACCTCCATAACCCTGGCCTCTCTTATCATCCTCTTAGACTGGACCATTTAATTCAATATGGCTTTGTTCTGTGAAGTCTGTAATTACCAGGTCTTCCCTTCATTGACCTTTGTGTGAAAGccactccgtcgtgtccaactctttgtgacccaggcctGGGGGAATTACAATCCAagccagaattctccaggccagaatattggagaaggtagttgtccccttctccaggggaccttcccaacccaggattcaaacccagctctcctgcattgcaggtgcattctttactgtctgagccacctctgGCAATCTGTTGTATCCTCTACATAAGTATGTGTCTTTGATGTTATTATTGTCTGTTATTGTATGTTATTATGCAAATCTGTGAATATTGCACaggaacaataaaaagaaatagagacagTACTAAAGTTGGAGAATGTTAGTGTTAATGAAAATCTTTTAAATGCTCTCAGAGAAAAATGACAGATTTCCCACTGACAAAGACAGATACAGACAGAAGATAGTGGAGTTTTCACCGACAGTAATCAGACAAGAAACATCTTCAAAAGCAATGAGGGAACATAACTGCCCACTTGAAGTTCTCTCTACGCATAGATAAATTATCACTAGAGAGTGAAAACAAATTACAAACAGAAGCACAAGACTTTACCACCAAAGATGCcccaataaaataatttcagcaaGGAAAAATGTGATGCCTAGGGATGTTTATAATACAGGAAGCAATAGTGAGCACGAAAATTGACTCAATAAATGTGTTGCTAATTTTAACTGACCAATAATAAACATATTTGTATTTCAAAACAGTGCAATTGAAATTCTTGACAAAAATCAAAAGATGGCAGGGGAGTTTTCCTATTGGTACTTAAAGAAGATTGTCGAAGtagaatattaaaagcttcatatatatttatctccaattattatttcccacattttttcatttttatgaaggtACAGTTTTCATACAGGAAAGTTCACCATCTTTAGTGCATATTTTGcaggttttgacaaatatatatagcATAAGACCATCACCAAAATCAAGATAGAGAAGTTGTATTGACTCCCCAAATTCTCTGTTACCCTTTGGTATTCATACCCCACCCTCACCCAAACTCTTGCCAACTCTCTGATCTGTTTACTGTTGCTCCTATTTTCGTGTTTTTCTGCATGTTATATGAATGGtttcagatatttttaatttAGCTCCTTTCACTTAACATCATATGTTTGAGATTCATCCAAATTCTGCTATTAATAGTCTGTTACCATTTTTTGCTGAGCAGTGTTCAGTTGTGTGGGTGTAGGTGTAttataatttgtttatccattcaccagttaaAGGACATTCGTGTTGTTTCCAGTTTCTGTTGTTTGTGGAAAAAGTCATTCTAAATATTCACATATAGGTTTTTAAGTAAACATAAGTTGTTATTCACTTGGGTAAGTACCTAGTAGAGAGCTTGCTCGGTTATGATAAGTGTATTAAGTTGATCAGAAACTGTTTTCCACTGTGACTAATCCATTTTCATTCccaattttattctcatttttcattctgttaagTGGTAAAATATAGAGTCTTTAAATTCTGACTAAAAGTGAGTAAAAGTGCTTACTTTGGCAGCAAATATACTGAAACTGGAACGATACAGAAAAGATTAGtgtggcccctgtgcaaggatgacaaaAGATTCATGAAGTGTTCAAAATTTTTGTTCATTGCAATACTATTCACaactgccaggacatggaagcaacctacatgtccattgacagatgaatggataaagaagtacaTATATActaatacaatgaaatattagccaTACACAGGAATTTCAGTCAATTTTAGTGAgacggatgaacctagagcctgttatacagggtgaagtaagtcagcaagaagaaaacaaatgttgtatttgaatacatatatatggaatctggaaaaatggtactgatgaacctttaaatatttgtagagcagtactttggccacctcatgtgaagagctgactcattggaaaagaccctgatgctgggagggattgggggcaggaggagaaggggacgacagaggatgagatggctggatggcatcaccgactcgatggacatgagtttgagtaaactccgggagtttgtgatggacagggaggcctggcgtgctgcgattcatggggtcgcaaagagtcagacactgactgaactgaactgagctgaactgaatagagatgcagacatagggcACAGCGGGGGAAGCAGAAGGGAGGACGGATTGAGAGAGCAGTactgaaacatacattaccacagGTGAAACAGACGGTGGGAATGTGCTGTATGACACGTGGAGCTCAgcccagtgttctgtgacaacctagggggtgggtggggaggcaggCGGCAAGAGGGAAGGGACGTGTGTAAGTCTATGGTGACTCACGCTGATGGATGGCAGAAATCACCACATTGTAAAGCGATCATCCTGGTATtagcatttaaagaaaaaagaagagtttgGGGTAATGAGCGGGGTCTTTGCAAGTAAACAAGGATATGCAATTCAAGACAGAAAGTCacttggggacacacacacacacacacacacacacacacggagttgGAAACTGAAAATTAGTGAGTTAAATCCTCCTGACTCTTTAACAGTTCtggaaatattcttaaaattgtTTAAAGTCTTTCTGAGATATGTAGATTATAAAGGTTTATTGTCTCTCCTATGGAATGTAGCTGTTAATCTCTATGCCCTTTTAGGCTCATTGGTAATCGTTAGTAATGGTATTAAAAtccacattttataaaatatgtaaacagtCATTTCTTTGTCAGACAGGTGAGTCATACACCTCTGTCACTGTCTGACAAGCACTACTCTAGCGCTGAGGGGTTGAGTGAGGGCAGCCTGATTAAGGTGGCATGAATCATGAATGGTAGAAAAGGATCAGAAGCTGCAGGTACAGTTAAGTCTCTCAAGACTATTTGCTCTGAGAAATGTTCTGAGAAATGGAAGGGGGAGCTTCTTTAAGATGGGAGATACTGGACCATGTGTTTAACCTGTAGCAAATGTTCTTGTAAGGAGGGGGATGATACAGAGGGAAGCAGGAAATTCCAGGACCAATATCTTCGAGAAGTGAGAGAGCCTGGCTGAAGAGTACTGACGGAGGATCTGGCCTCTGATGGCCTCTTTTTTATTTGACAATGGAATATAAGTCATAAAAAAAGCAATTCTACCATTTATATAGCAGtgttgatggacctagagaatatgaTGGactcttttgaaagaaaaaacactGTGTGCAGACGGGCTGGTAAATGTGGTATTGGAAGATGAGGGAGTCCTATATGACACCTTCTCTTTTCTCAATGATGCAAAGTCATAAGCTAAGAGTCCagggcattttttaaaagaataacagATTTATTAGGGTAGGGCAATAAATACTATGTCCCTGGAATTTAAGACTGAATATTGCAAAAAGATATTATTTCCATATCAGTGTATGAGTTACATACAATTGCAATTAATATACTAATAGGATTTTTTAGACATTTAGCAGATGACTCAAAAGTTTATCAGGAGGAATAAACAGATGataaaactttaagaaatatGAGGAAATATGGGAAAGGATACCCCTTACAAAACACAGGCACTAGAGAACATACCTAGAAATACCCCCTACTGCTCTACTTCTAAGAAGACAGTTTATAGTCAAGGGATTATAAATAATGATGAGAAAATCCATGATAGGAGAGAGTTATTAAGGAAGCTAAAAGTAAAATCAGCTATTTAGAAACATATTAACTTAAAGTTTCACCATCCATCATGTACCACAAAAATTAATTACAGAGAAATTAAAGCTAAAGTCACTTGTGAGATTATTAAACAGATCTAAGAGAAATATGCAAATTTCTCTGAACAAAAAATGGGAATTGTAATGGCACAGTCAccttaaaaatacaaaggaaaatatgAATATGTGAAACTACATAAATATTGTAGCACTTCTCTATCCAACATATTCCACTACATATCTAggtaataaactaaaaataaatgttggaACATGAATAACTGTCAAATTGTTGGGGCATTTGTCtataaagagcaaaaataaagagttaaaaTTAAACCAAGTaagtaatataaatgaaaatatctgtTACATTTTCATTGATATGTTTAATAAATTAGCAAAGAGAGTTCATATGATGAGACAGCCCTAGAAAGAGTACAGTGAGGCAGGCACTCCCATATAATGCTAGCCAGTATGCAAACAGTTTCTAACTTTCTCATAAGCAGTCAGCTCTGGCTCTTTGTAAcaagaattatatatttttttgcctATATCCAGGAATTTCACTTCTAGAAATTTGATCTACCATAAAATCATACATTCATGTAAGATAATTTGGGGGAACAAAATTAAGTGTAAGCAAATCCCTAAATACATTATATATGATTCAAATGATGATACTACATAGTCATTTATATTGATCATTTATCAAGACTATTTACTAGTTATTCATATAACAGCTAGCATATATTAAACACTATTTGCCAGGCTCTGGTCTAAGTGTGTAATTATCTATTCAAGTCCCTACAAAACATCATGAAGTTATCGTAAATCCTATTATTATCATCACTtttcagatgagcaaactgagacaCAAATGGCTCAGTTTAATGTTCACAAATGACAAAGTGACAGCAGAGATTACACTCGGCACTCtgaccccctccctccctcttcctcttctctccaccCCTACACTGTAGTGTCCCCTCTTCACAAGGAAGAAGCTTCACCAAATTTTAAACAACAATAAAGCAAGACCTTAACCAACATATACAGAACTATTTGGTAA comes from Dama dama isolate Ldn47 chromosome 1, ASM3311817v1, whole genome shotgun sequence and encodes:
- the LOC133051324 gene encoding olfactory receptor 2AG1-like — protein: MEHWNSTLGSGFILMGILNDSGSPELLCATVTVLYMLAVTSNGLLLLVITVDVWLHVPMYLLLGQLSLMDLLFTSVVTPKAIIDFLLRENTISFGGCAFQMFLALTVGGAEDLLLAFMAYDRYVAICHPLNYMVLMRPRVCWLMVATPWVLASLNALCHTLYTMHFPFCMSRNINHLLCEIPPLLKLACEDASRYELMLYVTGVTFLIPPLVAILASYTLILLTVLHMPSNEGRQKALVTCSSHLTVVGMFYGAATFMYVLPSSLHSSKQDNIISVFYTIVTPALNPLIYSLRNKEVMGALRRVLRKYML